In Miscanthus floridulus cultivar M001 chromosome 5, ASM1932011v1, whole genome shotgun sequence, one genomic interval encodes:
- the LOC136455144 gene encoding uncharacterized protein, producing MLTPSDGQECILVSPGPEGTGSVSPDLKDVGSGSPDPKGMGSISLDPKGESPVTPDPKGTGSVSPNPSDESPVTFDPEDAYSASDSASPDPESMGSASPDPKGAGFASLDPEGVGFTSPDGGRYRPQPLRV from the coding sequence ATGCTAACTCCCTCAGATGGTCAAGAGTGTATCTTGGTCTCGCCCGGccctgagggcacgggctccgtctcacccgacctcaaggACGTAGGATCCgggtcacccgaccccaagggcatgggctccatctcgctcgaccccaagggtGAGAGCCCCGTCACACCCGACCCCAAgggcacgggctctgtctcgcccaacccctcagACGAGAGCCCCGTCACATTCGACCCCGAGGACGCATACTCTGCctcggactctgcctcgcccgaccccgagagcatgggctccgcctcgcccgaccccaagggcgcGGGCTTTGCCTCGCTTGACCCTGAGGGCGtgggcttcacctcgcccgacggaGGTCGGTACCGcccccaaccactacgggtctaa